A stretch of Anoplolepis gracilipes chromosome 12, ASM4749672v1, whole genome shotgun sequence DNA encodes these proteins:
- the LOC140671702 gene encoding calcium-independent phospholipase A2-gamma isoform X2 translates to MSFGRYTTHRQKCIILITRQLTDSATGKDASGNVTSITDKLLRSINDIKQVKMSMQNQWKLLSQLKDYLNKTNCDKNQINISKDWLDTLQKITYSQLETIRKLSSESIKTADTNKNSNAKHKESNNSENAKLTFMSGQTESLIDNSTTTTQQKIQQQTREQRTPDNKIELKESFTVPQILSTLFLKLSPKSTQTTKLTMPKWKMNVSSNIPKHSIVSRTRHVLNSIASAESNASKWRRIEDLLLHIDQYPEARYYAIKEGAIKILLRTRQKTKDEQINASVREALAIMGYIDPLPGRGIRILSIDGGGIRGVLVVEMLKKLEALTGKKTHEMFDYICGVSTGAILAAVLGGHKRKSLDEVSGLYKELSTRVFTQSAIKGTSSLVWSHAYYDTALWEQLLEEHLGDKVLIKTTRDPNAPKFSAISAVVNYGNVMAYVFRNYTLPYGVESQYMGSHKYKLWEAVRASAAAPSYFEEFKYGEYLHQDGGILVNNPCAVAIHEAKQLWPNNPIQCVVSFGTGRIPHHIYENESMEVEISSWREKFYKILDSATDTEAVHTMLNDLLPDHIYFRFNPYLTEMLSMVEIRPEKISQMEQDARMYIRRNEEKFQKAAAALLEKRRIQQKIADYVTLQKQLLNL, encoded by the exons acAACTTACGGATAGTGCGACTGGTAAAGATGCCAGTGGAAATGTAACAAGTATCACGGATAAACTTTTACGCTCTATAAACGATATAAAACAAGTCAAAATGTCGATGCAGAATCAATGGAAGCTTTTGTCGCAACTAAAGGATTATCTGAATAAGACCAACTGTgacaaaaatcaaattaatatctctAAGGATTGGTTGGATACCCTGCAGAAAATAACTTACTCACAACTAGAAACAATACGAAAATTATCATCGGAATCTATTAAAACTGCTGATACAAACAAGAATTCAAATGCAAAGCATAAAGAGAGCAACAATTCAGAGAAtgcaaaattaacatttatgtcTGGTCAAACAGAATCGCTTATAGATAATTCTACTACAACCACACAACAAAAAATACAGCag cAAACTCGTGAACAAAGAACTcctgataataaaatagaattaaaagagAGCTTTACGGTGCCTCAAATTCTCTCTACATTGTTTTTGAAGTTATCTCCCAAAAGTACGCAAACTACCAAATTAACTATGCCAAAGTGGAAAATGAATGTTAGTAGCAATATTCCAAAGCATAGTATTGTATCTCGTACACGTCACGTCTTAAACAGTATCGCATCGGCCGAGTCAAATGCTTCAAAGTGGCGGAGAATCGAGgatttattattgcatatcGATCAGTATCCGGAGGCGAGATACTACGCGATCAAAGAGGGAGCGATTAAGATTTTACTGCGAACTCGTCAAAAGACGAAGGATGAACAAATTAATG CATCTGTCAGAGAAGCATTGGCTATAATGGGTTATATCGATCCTCTGCCCGGTCGAGGCATCAGAATCTTGTCGATTGACGGCGGTGGCATTCGCGGAGTATTAGTTGTAGAGATGTTGAAGAAATTGGAGGCACTCACAGGAAAGAAGACACATGAGATGTTTGATTACATATGTGGCGTCAGTACAGGCGCCATTCTTGCTGCTGTGTTAG GGGGACACAAGAGAAAATCATTGGACGAAGTTTCGGGATTATACAAAGAGCTGAGCACCAGAGTGTTTACGCAGAGTGCTATAAAAGGCACGAGCAGTCTTGTTTGGAGTCATGCATATTATGACACCGCGCTGTGGGAACAATTATTAGAGGAGCATTTAGGTGACAAAGTTCTTATCAAAACCACGCGTGATCCAAACGCACCAAAG TTTTCAGCAATATCCGCGGTAGTGAATTATGGGAATGTTATGGCCTATGTGTTTAGAAATTACACATTACCATATGGAGTGGAAAGTCAGTACATGGGatctcataaatataaattatgggAAGCCGTGAGAGCGTCAGCTGCTGCACCGAGTTACtttgaagaatttaaatatggcGAATATCTTCATCAGGATGGCG GCATTCTAGTGAATAATCCATGTGCTGTGGCGATTCACGAGGCCAAACAGCTGTGGCCAAATAATCCAATTCAATGTGTTGTATCATTCGGCACCGGTCGAATCCCACATCACATCTATGAAAACGAATCTATGGAGGTCGAGATCTCGAGCTGGAGGGaaaaattctacaaaattttagataGTGCCACTGATACAGAAg CTGTGCATACGATGCTGAATGATCTGCTACCTGATCACATTTACTTTAGATTTAATCCCTATTTAACGGAGATGCTATCAATGGTGGAAATTCGACCTGAAAAGATCAGTCAAATGGAACAGGACGCAAGAATGTACATACGTCGAAACGAAGAGAAATTTCAAAAGGCTGCTGCCGCTTTGCTGGAAAAGCGCCGAATCCAGCAGAAAATTGCTGATTATGTTACGttacaaaaacaattattgAATCTATGA
- the LOC140671702 gene encoding calcium-independent phospholipase A2-gamma isoform X1 gives MSFGRYTTHRQKCIILITRQLTDSATGKDASGNVTSITDKLLRSINDIKQVKMSMQNQWKLLSQLKDYLNKTNCDKNQINISKDWLDTLQKITYSQLETIRKLSSESIKTADTNKNSNAKHKESNNSENAKLTFMSGQTESLIDNSTTTTQQKIQQQTREQRTPDNKIELKESFTVPQILSTLFLKLSPKSTQTTKLTMPKWKMNVSSNIPKHSIVSRTRHVLNSIASAESNASKWRRIEDLLLHIDQYPEARYYAIKEGAIKILLRTRQKTKDEQINASVREALAIMGYIDPLPGRGIRILSIDGGGIRGVLVVEMLKKLEALTGKKTHEMFDYICGVSTGAILAAVLVLPKDSLEGGHKRKSLDEVSGLYKELSTRVFTQSAIKGTSSLVWSHAYYDTALWEQLLEEHLGDKVLIKTTRDPNAPKFSAISAVVNYGNVMAYVFRNYTLPYGVESQYMGSHKYKLWEAVRASAAAPSYFEEFKYGEYLHQDGGILVNNPCAVAIHEAKQLWPNNPIQCVVSFGTGRIPHHIYENESMEVEISSWREKFYKILDSATDTEAVHTMLNDLLPDHIYFRFNPYLTEMLSMVEIRPEKISQMEQDARMYIRRNEEKFQKAAAALLEKRRIQQKIADYVTLQKQLLNL, from the exons acAACTTACGGATAGTGCGACTGGTAAAGATGCCAGTGGAAATGTAACAAGTATCACGGATAAACTTTTACGCTCTATAAACGATATAAAACAAGTCAAAATGTCGATGCAGAATCAATGGAAGCTTTTGTCGCAACTAAAGGATTATCTGAATAAGACCAACTGTgacaaaaatcaaattaatatctctAAGGATTGGTTGGATACCCTGCAGAAAATAACTTACTCACAACTAGAAACAATACGAAAATTATCATCGGAATCTATTAAAACTGCTGATACAAACAAGAATTCAAATGCAAAGCATAAAGAGAGCAACAATTCAGAGAAtgcaaaattaacatttatgtcTGGTCAAACAGAATCGCTTATAGATAATTCTACTACAACCACACAACAAAAAATACAGCag cAAACTCGTGAACAAAGAACTcctgataataaaatagaattaaaagagAGCTTTACGGTGCCTCAAATTCTCTCTACATTGTTTTTGAAGTTATCTCCCAAAAGTACGCAAACTACCAAATTAACTATGCCAAAGTGGAAAATGAATGTTAGTAGCAATATTCCAAAGCATAGTATTGTATCTCGTACACGTCACGTCTTAAACAGTATCGCATCGGCCGAGTCAAATGCTTCAAAGTGGCGGAGAATCGAGgatttattattgcatatcGATCAGTATCCGGAGGCGAGATACTACGCGATCAAAGAGGGAGCGATTAAGATTTTACTGCGAACTCGTCAAAAGACGAAGGATGAACAAATTAATG CATCTGTCAGAGAAGCATTGGCTATAATGGGTTATATCGATCCTCTGCCCGGTCGAGGCATCAGAATCTTGTCGATTGACGGCGGTGGCATTCGCGGAGTATTAGTTGTAGAGATGTTGAAGAAATTGGAGGCACTCACAGGAAAGAAGACACATGAGATGTTTGATTACATATGTGGCGTCAGTACAGGCGCCATTCTTGCTGCTGTGTTAG TATTACCAAAGGATAGTTTGGAAG GGGGACACAAGAGAAAATCATTGGACGAAGTTTCGGGATTATACAAAGAGCTGAGCACCAGAGTGTTTACGCAGAGTGCTATAAAAGGCACGAGCAGTCTTGTTTGGAGTCATGCATATTATGACACCGCGCTGTGGGAACAATTATTAGAGGAGCATTTAGGTGACAAAGTTCTTATCAAAACCACGCGTGATCCAAACGCACCAAAG TTTTCAGCAATATCCGCGGTAGTGAATTATGGGAATGTTATGGCCTATGTGTTTAGAAATTACACATTACCATATGGAGTGGAAAGTCAGTACATGGGatctcataaatataaattatgggAAGCCGTGAGAGCGTCAGCTGCTGCACCGAGTTACtttgaagaatttaaatatggcGAATATCTTCATCAGGATGGCG GCATTCTAGTGAATAATCCATGTGCTGTGGCGATTCACGAGGCCAAACAGCTGTGGCCAAATAATCCAATTCAATGTGTTGTATCATTCGGCACCGGTCGAATCCCACATCACATCTATGAAAACGAATCTATGGAGGTCGAGATCTCGAGCTGGAGGGaaaaattctacaaaattttagataGTGCCACTGATACAGAAg CTGTGCATACGATGCTGAATGATCTGCTACCTGATCACATTTACTTTAGATTTAATCCCTATTTAACGGAGATGCTATCAATGGTGGAAATTCGACCTGAAAAGATCAGTCAAATGGAACAGGACGCAAGAATGTACATACGTCGAAACGAAGAGAAATTTCAAAAGGCTGCTGCCGCTTTGCTGGAAAAGCGCCGAATCCAGCAGAAAATTGCTGATTATGTTACGttacaaaaacaattattgAATCTATGA
- the LOC140671702 gene encoding calcium-independent phospholipase A2-gamma isoform X3 has translation MSMQNQWKLLSQLKDYLNKTNCDKNQINISKDWLDTLQKITYSQLETIRKLSSESIKTADTNKNSNAKHKESNNSENAKLTFMSGQTESLIDNSTTTTQQKIQQQTREQRTPDNKIELKESFTVPQILSTLFLKLSPKSTQTTKLTMPKWKMNVSSNIPKHSIVSRTRHVLNSIASAESNASKWRRIEDLLLHIDQYPEARYYAIKEGAIKILLRTRQKTKDEQINASVREALAIMGYIDPLPGRGIRILSIDGGGIRGVLVVEMLKKLEALTGKKTHEMFDYICGVSTGAILAAVLVLPKDSLEGGHKRKSLDEVSGLYKELSTRVFTQSAIKGTSSLVWSHAYYDTALWEQLLEEHLGDKVLIKTTRDPNAPKFSAISAVVNYGNVMAYVFRNYTLPYGVESQYMGSHKYKLWEAVRASAAAPSYFEEFKYGEYLHQDGGILVNNPCAVAIHEAKQLWPNNPIQCVVSFGTGRIPHHIYENESMEVEISSWREKFYKILDSATDTEAVHTMLNDLLPDHIYFRFNPYLTEMLSMVEIRPEKISQMEQDARMYIRRNEEKFQKAAAALLEKRRIQQKIADYVTLQKQLLNL, from the exons ATGTCGATGCAGAATCAATGGAAGCTTTTGTCGCAACTAAAGGATTATCTGAATAAGACCAACTGTgacaaaaatcaaattaatatctctAAGGATTGGTTGGATACCCTGCAGAAAATAACTTACTCACAACTAGAAACAATACGAAAATTATCATCGGAATCTATTAAAACTGCTGATACAAACAAGAATTCAAATGCAAAGCATAAAGAGAGCAACAATTCAGAGAAtgcaaaattaacatttatgtcTGGTCAAACAGAATCGCTTATAGATAATTCTACTACAACCACACAACAAAAAATACAGCag cAAACTCGTGAACAAAGAACTcctgataataaaatagaattaaaagagAGCTTTACGGTGCCTCAAATTCTCTCTACATTGTTTTTGAAGTTATCTCCCAAAAGTACGCAAACTACCAAATTAACTATGCCAAAGTGGAAAATGAATGTTAGTAGCAATATTCCAAAGCATAGTATTGTATCTCGTACACGTCACGTCTTAAACAGTATCGCATCGGCCGAGTCAAATGCTTCAAAGTGGCGGAGAATCGAGgatttattattgcatatcGATCAGTATCCGGAGGCGAGATACTACGCGATCAAAGAGGGAGCGATTAAGATTTTACTGCGAACTCGTCAAAAGACGAAGGATGAACAAATTAATG CATCTGTCAGAGAAGCATTGGCTATAATGGGTTATATCGATCCTCTGCCCGGTCGAGGCATCAGAATCTTGTCGATTGACGGCGGTGGCATTCGCGGAGTATTAGTTGTAGAGATGTTGAAGAAATTGGAGGCACTCACAGGAAAGAAGACACATGAGATGTTTGATTACATATGTGGCGTCAGTACAGGCGCCATTCTTGCTGCTGTGTTAG TATTACCAAAGGATAGTTTGGAAG GGGGACACAAGAGAAAATCATTGGACGAAGTTTCGGGATTATACAAAGAGCTGAGCACCAGAGTGTTTACGCAGAGTGCTATAAAAGGCACGAGCAGTCTTGTTTGGAGTCATGCATATTATGACACCGCGCTGTGGGAACAATTATTAGAGGAGCATTTAGGTGACAAAGTTCTTATCAAAACCACGCGTGATCCAAACGCACCAAAG TTTTCAGCAATATCCGCGGTAGTGAATTATGGGAATGTTATGGCCTATGTGTTTAGAAATTACACATTACCATATGGAGTGGAAAGTCAGTACATGGGatctcataaatataaattatgggAAGCCGTGAGAGCGTCAGCTGCTGCACCGAGTTACtttgaagaatttaaatatggcGAATATCTTCATCAGGATGGCG GCATTCTAGTGAATAATCCATGTGCTGTGGCGATTCACGAGGCCAAACAGCTGTGGCCAAATAATCCAATTCAATGTGTTGTATCATTCGGCACCGGTCGAATCCCACATCACATCTATGAAAACGAATCTATGGAGGTCGAGATCTCGAGCTGGAGGGaaaaattctacaaaattttagataGTGCCACTGATACAGAAg CTGTGCATACGATGCTGAATGATCTGCTACCTGATCACATTTACTTTAGATTTAATCCCTATTTAACGGAGATGCTATCAATGGTGGAAATTCGACCTGAAAAGATCAGTCAAATGGAACAGGACGCAAGAATGTACATACGTCGAAACGAAGAGAAATTTCAAAAGGCTGCTGCCGCTTTGCTGGAAAAGCGCCGAATCCAGCAGAAAATTGCTGATTATGTTACGttacaaaaacaattattgAATCTATGA